One window of the Lytechinus pictus isolate F3 Inbred chromosome 5, Lp3.0, whole genome shotgun sequence genome contains the following:
- the LOC129262123 gene encoding uncharacterized protein LOC129262123 has translation MLLFLPFLSDGNSSLASNSLDVKLPPESPEQSRLEDDPSQSAQGIGEAIEKGDTEPVHESELVPSCSEERVQEGDELDFSEIQKKFKQEPTFAEDEEESEDLDDDHSEDEFQRANHGDAQLERSTCNEQLPGSSDLRRHMNIHEQERPHECPYCDQRYAEMQDLTEHIRKHVCCSNCSKVFPSIAHLNEHSCVRDEQTGEMVYRCTRCQEEFSTQSALQEHMQSHTDQGSVFKCSHCDRTFAKRRVLNQHLMTHTARTPYKRISDDDRRRVVEAFEGNEQDYLETADDLGIKRSTARSIVRTYLETGRAEKRPRGGARNSKIDEEVRNYLRAAVESNPRLTLSQMKDKLQEDLPQKPDVSMSTIARALDGMLVSLTLPEDAHGSRNSPRVLQQRREYAEWFVQRSVVAHCVFIDEYGYNIWTRRTQGKNLQGTTARRIVHGQRGHNCNVMLAVSATVGLVHREIDFGTVTHERFERFLEATSTECTKLFPENAQIVLIYDGAKPHLRANLPVDVRAVMETKILPPFSPFLNIAEVAHCSFKNAVMTCLAQPAWQCRIGDKMGAEQSGVNLQQWRSNLLKEIAEQCIDTITPAKCTQWFNHSKTYLPMCLNSQEITDIL, from the exons ATGTTGTTATTTCTCCCATTCTTATCAGATGGAAATTCAAGCCTGGCGAGCAACAGCCTCGATGTTAAATTGCCTCCTGAATCTCCAGAACAGAGCAGACTGGAGGATGATCCAAGCCAGTCAGCCCAGGGGATCGGTGAAGCGATAGAAAAGGGAGATACTGAACCTGTTCATGAAAGTGAGTTGGTACCTTCATGTTCTGAAGAGAGAGTGCAGGAGGGGGATGAGTTAGATTTTTCAGAAATTCAAAAGAAGTTTAAACAGGAACCGACTTTTGCTGAAGACGAAGAAGAATCAGAGGATCTGGATGATGATCATTCTGAAGATGAGTTCCAAAGGGCCAACCATGGGGACGCTCAGTTAGAGCGTTCCACTTGCAATGAGCAACTCCCTGGAAGTAGCGATCTGAGAAGACATATGAATATCCACGAGCAAGAAAGGCCACACGAGTGTCCTTACTGTGACCAGAGATATGCGGAAATGCAAGATCTTACGGAACACATCAGAAAGCATGTTTGTTGTTCAAACTGTAGTAAAGTGTTTCCCAGTATAGCCCATCTAAATGAGCATTCGTGTGTAAGGGATGAGCAAACGGGCGAGATGGTCTATCGTTGCACCCGCTGCCAAGAAGAATTCTCGACGCAGAGTGCCCTTCAGGAACACATGCAAAGTCATACAGATCAGGGAAGTGTGTTCAAGTGTTCTCACTGCGACAGAACCTTTGCAAAGAGACGTGTCCTCAACCAACATCTGATGAcccatacag CTCGGACACCATACAAGCGTATCTCTGATGATGACAGACGGCGTGTGGTTGAAGCCTTTGAGGGAAATGAACAAGACTATCTAGAAACGGCAGATGATCTTGGAATAAAGAGGTCCACAGCTCGTTCTATCGTGCGCACTTATCTGGAAACGGGTAGAGCCGAAAAGCGTCCAAGAGGCGGAGCCCGTAACTCCAAGATCGATGAAGAGGTAAGAAACTACCTTCGGGCTGCTGTTGAATCCAACCCAAGGCTTACACTCTCCCAGATGAAGGATAAACTGCAGGAAGATCTTCCTCAGAAGCCAGACGTGTCAATGTCGACAATTGCGAGAGCTCTTGACGGGATGCTTGTCTCTTTGACGCTACCAGAGGATGCACATGGTTCAAGGAACAGCCCAAGGGTTCTCCAACAACGAAGGGAGTACGCGGAGTGGTTCGTCCAACGAAGTGTTGTTGCTCACTGTGTTTTCATTGACGAGTATGGTTATAATATATGGACACGTCGCACTCAAGGAAAGAACCTACAGGGTACCACAGCTAGGAGGATAGTACATGGGCAAAGGGGTCATAACTGTAATGTAATGCTTGCAGTTTCCGCAACTGTTGGTCTTGTGCATCGTGAGATAGACTTTGGTACGGTCACCCATGAGAGGTTTGAGCGTTTCCTTGAAGCAACATCCACAGAATGCACCAAGCTGTTTCCTGAGAATGCCCAAATTGTCTTGATCTATGACGGTGCCAAGCCTCATCTGAGAGCTAACCTTCCAGTCGATGTCCGTGCTGTCATGGAAACGAAAATCCTTCCACCCTTCTCACCATTCTTAAATATTGCCGAAGTGGCGCATTGTTCATTCAAGAACGCAGTGATGACATGTTTAGCGCAGCCTGCATGGCAGTGTAGGATTGGAGATAAGATGGGGGCTGAGCAATCTGGAGTCAACCTTCAACAATGGCGATCTAACCTCCTGAAAGAGATTGCAGAGCAGTGTATTGACACCATTACCCCTGCTAAATGCACCCAGTGGTTTAACCACTCCAAGACGTATCTGCCAATGTGCCTAAATAGTCAGGAAATCACAGACATACTCTGA
- the LOC129260302 gene encoding galanin receptor type 1-like, producing MSVLLSNVSNSFPTQRPAVIVQTSDAVRFVAPCVVGLVILIGVVGNIFIILGLLAAKNRVDTPPCLLHWVIQNVTASDLALLVFVCPIFAAEFAGESWTFGQALCSVVRPLDFTNMVVSFYSICFICIDTCFAVADPQKYQQKRNARTVGGCIVGIWAVAIALTLPVWVFSRVRPTAFRGNICTVSWPDHFPISFPVYGLVFAMGLPLVTSLCCITGIFINSSGKLWRPTSADSVKKTKELVNLIIALVLTGGGLCAPYFITPFYREIYTENLVPKKSAESFFTITCFVYAYSCVKPMLCIFFNSEIRNMVTDLIPSRSSNIKSIRNGFKKNKSPQSNPAKPPRGQQHYVDHRCPDTPISTRSFPGSRTDSRINLQNLFALQFTEDGWRRKTL from the coding sequence ATGTCGGTGCTGCTTTCAAACGTTTCAAACTCTTTCCCTACCCAAAGACCAGCTGTCATTGTTCAGACAAGTGATGCTGTCCGGTTCGTCGCACCATGCGTTGTCGGACTCGTGATCCTCATCGGTGTCGTGGGAAACATCTTCATTATCCTCGGTCTCCTGGCCGCCAAGAATAGGGTGGACACCCCTCCATGTCTCCTCCACTGGGTGATACAAAACGTTACAGCGAGTGACCTGGCTCTACTAGTTTTCGTCTGTCCCATCTTTGCAGCAGAGTTCGCGGGAGAGAGTTGGACCTTCGGCCAAGCCCTGTGTTCAGTCGTGCGCCCTCTGGATTTCACCAACATGGTGGTGTCTTTTTACAGTATTTGCTTCATATGTATCGACACATGCTTTGCCGTGGCAGATCCGCAGAAGTATCAACAGAAGAGAAACGCAAGAACGGTCGGAGGATGCATCGTGGGGATCTGGGCAGTGGCTATTGCATTGACGCTGCCAGTATGGGTGTTCTCTCGTGTACGCCCAACTGCATTTCGTGGCAACATCTGCACCGTCTCATGGCCGGACCACTTTCCCATCTCGTTTCCAGTCTATGGGCTGGTGTTCGCGATGGGGTTGCCCCTGGTGACATCATTATGCTGCATCACTGGCATTTTCATCAACTCGAGTGGGAAACTCTGGAGACCAACCTCGGCAGATAGTGTCAAGAAAACCAAAGAGTTGGTCAACTTGATCATTGCTCTTGTCCTCACCGGTGGCGGGCTATGTGCTCCGTATTTTATCACACCTTTCTACAGGGAAATTTACACCGAAAACCTGGTGCCAAAGAAGTCTGCAGAATCCTTCTTCACCATCACATGTTTTGTCTACGCGTACAGCTGCGTCAAGCCAATGCTGTGCATCTTTTTCAACAGCGAGATTCGCAACATGGTCACCGACCTGATCCCTAGCCGATCCTCAAACATAAAATCAATCAGAAACGGGTTCAAGAAGAACAAGAGTCCGCAATCTAACCCAGCCAAACCACCCAGGGGTCAGCAACACTATGTTGACCATCGTTGTCCGGACACACCCATTTCCACCAGGTCGTTTCCGGGCTCTCGAACCGATTCTCGAATCAATCTACAAAACCTGTTCGCACTGCAGTTTACCGAGGATGGATGGAGAAGGAAGACACTTTAA